The sequence below is a genomic window from Rhinopithecus roxellana isolate Shanxi Qingling chromosome 7, ASM756505v1, whole genome shotgun sequence.
CTGGAAAAGTCTCCATCAGACAAGGCGGACACTAGCTCTCACTTTTCAGTAGACACGGAAGGATACTATACGTCCATGCACTTTGACTGTGGTCTCAAAGGCAATAAGAGCTATGTCTGTCACTATGCAGCCCTGGGCCCAGAGAATGGCCAGGGTGTAGGGGCTCCCCCTGGTCTTCCAGATTGTGCCTGGCAGGACTACTTAGACCACAAGAGGCAGGGAAGACCAAGCATCTCTTTCAGGAAACCAAAGGCAAAGCCGACCCCACCTAAACGTAGCTCATCATTGAGGAAGTCTGATGGAAACGCAGATATTTCTGAGAAGAAAGAACCAAAGATAAGCAGTGGTCAGCACCTGCCTCACAGTTCCAGGGAAATGAAGCTGCCTCTTGATTTCGCCAACACGCCTTCTCGAATGGAAAATGCCAATCTTCCCACCAAGCAGGAACCTTCTTGGATAAACCAGAGTGAACATGACATTAAGGAACCTCAGTTAGACACTTCGGATATCCCACCATTCAAAGATGAAGGTGCCGAATCCACGCACTATGCAGACCTCTGGCTCCTAAATGACTTGAAAACAAATGATCCTTATAGATCTCTATCTAATTCAAGCACCGCTACGGGTACCACAGTCATTGAATGCATCAAATCTCCAGAGAGCTCTGAATCCCAAACATCGCAATCAGAATCAAGAGCCACTACCCCATCTCTTCCTTCTGTTGACAATGAGTTTAAACTGGCTTCACCAGAAAAGCTGGCTGGCTTGGCATCTCCATCAAGTGGCTACTCAAGCCAGTCCGAAACGCCAACATCCTCTTTCCCTACAGCTTTCTTTTCAGGTCCATTGTCTCCCGGAGGTAGCAAAAGAAAACCTAAAGTCCCAGAAAGAAAATCCTCACTACAGCAACCCTCTTTAAAAGATGGAACTATATCACTGAGTAAAGACCTTGAACTCCCAATTATACCTCCTACCCATCTTGATCTAAGTGCTCTTCACAATGTCTTGAACAAACCCTTCCACCACCGTCATCCATTGCATGTTTTTACTCATAATAAGCAGAACACAGTAGGAGAAACACTGAGGTCGAATCCTCCACCGTCCCTTGCAATTACACCAACGATCCTGAAATCTGTTAACCTTAGGTCCATTAACAAGTCTGAAGAagttaagcaaaaagaagaaaataatacagatcTCCCTTATTTAGAGGAAAGCACACTCCCAACGGCTGCCTTGTCTCCGGGTAAGATTAGGCCGCACACAGCAAATAAATCAGTATCTCGTCAGTACTCCACTGAAGACACCATACTGTCCTTTTTAGACTCTTCTGCAGTTGAGATGGGACCAGATAAactacatttagaaaaaaatcctacttTTGATGTGAAGAATCGCTGCGATCCAGAAACTATAACCTCAGCTGGTAGCAGTCTTCTAGATTCAAATGTCACAAAAGACCAAGTGCATACAGAGACTGAGCCTATTCCAGAAAACACACCATCCAAaaactatgcttttcccacagaaGGATTTCAAAGGGTCTCTGCTGCCCGCCCAAATGATTTGGAtggtaaaataatacaatatggaGCTGGTCCAGATGAAACTCTAGAACAGGTACAGAAGGCACACTCTGCAGGTGGGGAGGAAGTTGCACAACCTGAATCTGTGGATGTGATCACATCTCAGTCAAACTCACCAACTAGAGCAACAGATGTAAGCAATCAACTTAAGCATCAATTTATTATGAGCCGCCACCACGACAAAGTGCCTGGTACTATCAGCTATGAATCAGAGATAACACCTGTAAATTCATTCCCTGAAAAATGTTCCAAGCAGGAAAATATTGCTTCAGGTATTTCAGCCAAAAGTGCCTCTGATAACAGCAAAGCAGAGGAGACCCAAGGAAATGTGGATGAGGCTTCATTGAAAGGTCAGTCACTGATAACTTGTCATAAAGGAAATGTGTCTCATGGCACTTCCTGGAATTTTTTCTTATGTTCCCAATAATACGGTACAGCCCTGGGTGTTGGTTTCTCTCCACTCTTTCTTTGCACTTATTAAAACAATTGAGATAAAATCTTTTGTTACTGGGTGAGTAAGCTTTGACAAGTatctctctcatttttaaaaaatggcagcaaggcaatttctgtttgtttgtttgtttgttccctGAGTCAGTGAAGTACAGTAGTGTGCTGGGTAACTTCCTCTTAAAGATTCTTCTGTTCTTATTTTAAGAATCATCACCGAGTGATGACTCCATCATTTCACCACTTAGTGAAGACTCCCAAGCTGAAGCAGAGGGTGTGTTCGTGTCCCCAAACAAACCTCGAACAACTGAGGATTTATTTGCAGTCATTCACAGGTGAGGCAACATTACCAGGTCCCCCAAAACAAAAGGTACAACAAAGGTTTTGCCCCTTCAGGTACTTCTCACAAATGCAAATACGGAAAAGGTTTTCGTAATTGTAATACATtcagcaaaaacaaaagcaagcaaagaaTAATTTTTCCAAATCAAGTTGATAGACTGATAATGCAAGTTGGGAAATACGATCTTTATATAGAGTTTGATAGACCTCTATTGAGAGGCTTTCGTAAGAGTGGCTTTATTTTTCCCCAGGAAAAGACATTCTGGAACAAGTTTTTATGTGAAAACAATCTGTGGTTAAGTGACCTGGAGTGAAAGCTCAAACTCTAGTGTAATCtctgacttttaaatattttcttgaacCTAAAAAATATGATCAAAGCTGTAGTCATACTCCAGCAGAGACAAACAGAAGTTGATTCACCATGgatacaccaaaatctcagaaatcaccactgaagaacttatttatgtaaccaaataccacctcttcccccaaaacctattgaaataaaaaataaaaaactcacatTGTACCCTATAactatatacaattatttgtcaatttacaataaaataaaacttagagaacacacacaaacacacacacacacacaaagttgaTTCACAAAACAGAGTCTCAAGTTTGAGAAAAGACAATACATGTTCCTGTCCATTTTATAACTCAGAACAAGTAATATTTgctgtctgtttttctttcttcttagaacttaaatttctttaatagtaCTGGCCTTCATCTCCAAAATTAATGTCCATATTTCATGAATACAGGTCCTTTGGGTTGCTTTTCCAGGACAGCATTGTGTCCATGCTGCAAAGGCATACTTCCTCGTCTGCCCCCATGAGCCCTTGTGATCCATAGTCCATATGTGCAAAAAATATTCCTTGTAGCTGATGACCAAAGAACAGAGCAGGAACTAGCCCTTGGACACCTAACCTACATCCAACTGAGCTAGCCAATCATGATGTGCCGTGCCTCCTCCTTTCACAAACACGACTGTCTTCTTAGACCTCGGGAACCTAGATGAAACTCTCAAGAGATACAACTTGGGGATTGTCTTTTCTACCTCATAAAGTTatcatttttgaaacaaattcaCTGCAAGCAGTTTACAATCTTTTTCTCCTGgaattctactttttattttattttatttttattttttatttttttatttttttgagacggagtctcgctctgtcgcccaggctggagtgcagtggccggatctcagctcactgcaagcttcgcctcccgggtttatgccattctcctgcctcagcctccggagtagctgggactacaggcgcctgccacctcgcccggctagttttttgtatttttagtagagatggggtttcaccgtgttacccaggatggtctcgatctcctgacctcgtgatccacccgtctcggcctcccaaagtgctgggattacaggcttgagccaccgcgcccggacggaattctactttttaataggaatttctgttttctgttgatGTGGTTCTCTCATAAAGAAGGAGTACTGCTGTTCAACAATTGTTTTAAACAGAGCCAATCAGAAACACCTTCTGTGCATACCTTAGCAGGCATACTTCTCTACTCAGAGAGTGAAGAACCattagtttcttttcctttacccCTGTGCCTAGTCTAAGTTCTGATTATATTTCCCTCACCCCCACACTTTATCTCCAATCCTAGGAAAAATTGCTAAACTGCTATGTAAGTTAAAAAGCTATGTAAGTTAAAAAGTTACTCCCAAAGGACCAAATGCTAGTGTATGGAATAGTGGACAGGATGTAAATAGTGAGGTCagaaagacctgggtttgaatcccaactctgccacttccTAGGCAGTCTTGAGTAAGTTAAAACCTCTGGACCTATTCCCTTATTGCACATGGGAATGCCTATAGCTCATGTATTTGATTCTGATGATAACTTTTTTTGTATGTCTAGAATATGGTAGTTGCTAAAAGCCAATGTTAGTTTGAAAGCCCTAACTTAGTGGAGTGCCAGACACTGGCATATACAAGATATCAACCACAGAGGTTTCTGTGAACCAAAATCAAGCAGATCTACACTTGTGAAACTCACATTTTCTCTACCGTATGAATCTTTAAGTTGATGAAAGTGCATGCTGCCAATGCTTATCAATGAACTGAGTCATACTGAAGATCCACCAAATTTATGCCTGCTGATTTACCAAAGAAAATCAATAATATGATGATGGGTGTCAAGGTTCAATAGATGTATTTAGTTTGGTAATCTTAGACTTGCATTTGTGCAGGgtttacttatttatctatttacttgtttatttacaaaaaagaattttgttttcttgagagcTTACAGTATACAAAGCTTTAAGAGCTTCAGAGATGGTCTGGGATTTCAATTCCCCACAGAGAGCTGGCTTACTGCTTAATATGCTCTTGATGCTCTTAGGAAGCTATAGGAAATGATATTTGCAGCCCAAGATGAATTGACTTAAAACGtcatttaattatgtttttatatggAGGGATTTTAAAAGGTAGAATAGTATAATGTTTGCTGACATAACCATCACCCAGGATTATCAACTGTCAAACTAGGGCCAATCCTATCCCACCCACACCTCCATCCACTTGCTTTCTCTGGTATCATCTGGAAGCCAATCCCAGACATCAGATCATTTCATCTGTGTTACAGAGACAGAGTTAATAAGAAAAAGTTATAGTCTTTCACTCCCTGGAAGCAGAAGTAGTTTAGTTAGCAgtatagtttctttttcctttcctttccttttttttttttttttgagacagtcttgctctgtcgccctggctgctggagtgcaatggcgtgatctcggtttactgcaacctctgcctcccaggttcgagccatttgattctcctgcctcagcttcctgagtagctgggattacaggcatgcgccaccatgcccggctaatttttgtatttttagtagagatggggtttcaccatgttggccaggatggtctcaaactcctgacctcaagtgatctgcccatctcagcctactaaagggctgggattacacgtgtgagccaatgcgcctggcAGTTAGCAGTATAGTTTCTTAAACTTTTACAGAGTATCCTCTAGAACCTCTAGCCTCCACATTAGCCATTATCTGAAATTATCATCTCTAGGACCTAATTTGTGTCCACTGGTTATCAGAGAATTTCTCTCAGACTGTGGGTGCTACAAGGACAAGGAACATAtcttatttttcatctctataGCCCTAATGCTTAGTATCTCATCATATAGGACAGGCTCAAAATGCACTTTAAACAGATGTGTGAATACGACTGAATAATTCAGTTTCATAAAAACGTGGACTGAGATGTTTGccccattttctccttttctcaaagATCCAAGAGGAAAGTACTGGGAAGAAAAGATTCTGGGGACATGTCTGTTCGAAGCAAGTCGAGAGTTCCTCTcggcagtagcagcagcagcgcCAGTTCCATCACTTCACCCAGCAGTAATGTGACAACCCCAAACAGCCAGAGGTCTCCTGGTCTCATATACCGAAATGCCAAAAAGTCCAACACATCCAATGAAGAGTTTAAGCTGCTACTGCTCAAGAAAGGCAGCCGCTCAGATTCCAGTTACCGCATGTCTGCCACTGAGATCCTGAAGAGTCCCATCCTGCCCAAACCTCCTGGGGAGCTCACAACAGAGTCCCCTCAGAGCACTGATGATGCCCATCAGGGGTCACAAGGGACTGAAGCATTGTCCCCACTCTCTCCATGCTCCCCACGAGTTAATGCAGAAGGCTTTTCCTCGAAGAGCTTTGCCACCTCAGCATCAGCAAGGGTTGGACGTTCTCGGGCCCCTCCTGCAGCCAGCAGCAGTCGCTACAGTGTCCGCTGCCGGCTGTACAACACTCCCATGCAGGCGATCTCCGAGGGAGAGACGGAAAATTCTGACGGGAGCCCACATGACGACCGTTCCTCCCAGAGTTCAACATAGAGTGCCTGTACCAGGCTGCCTGGCAAAGGCCAAAACCCTTACTCACATGAGGATggaggaacagaatagaggacttGGAAAAAGTCTCAACTTAATGGGGTAGCATCACTGCTAAGCAATGAACGAATTTCTAAATACAGTATGTGCTGGGTAAACAGAAAGTGGTTTAGACATTCTTGATTAGTTTCCATGTTTTAAGTAGCTGCAgtctttcatgtttttctttagcATAGTTTGATTTAAGCAATCTCCTTCCTTGCAAAAATAGAGGATACGAAAATGTCTAATTTTCATGACACCTAGAAAACGTTTTCCCAGAGCTGCCTATTCAGAAAATAAAGCCCTCACTGTCATTATTCTTTAAGAAGATGAAATTACTCTGGAGGTTTggtatttttttacattaaaacaaactaaagcaaaatttagaagaaagaacTACGCATATGTAAATACcatatttttgataaaaatgtgtaaatagaTTTATCAATGATGAGTGGACATGTGGTCAATTATCTACTGCACACCAACTGTTTAtagaatacacaaaaataaaatgtaataactgTATTCTGTGAATACCATTTTCATATCAAATGCCATATTTAAATGTCCACCAATATGATTTCTGAGTGGTAAACctcaaatatgaattttaaactgGTGAACTAAAGGAAATCTTGAGGTCATATACtgaaatatgaataatttaaaataatgaattcagATCTAATCATTTTTGTGACAAATTGCAGCACCAAACAAGCTAATAGCAACCCATGGCTGTGATTTGTTGTGTGGTAATTTGGACAGAATGAAAagcatgcttttgattttttttttttaatcaatgagAGAAGTCATCATTCTCAACACAAAGCCCTGAACAACAGCATCTGACAGTGTcctttagattttaattttttcaatggaTTGCTTTAAAGAGAATGAGTAGGGAAAACAGTAGTTAATTTTAGGTTATGTTTTATATTAGGCTACTGGGGACATAAACAGTCATAACTAATGACTATAATTGTTAAACTCCTTAAAGAGTTTAGAAATTAGCTCCACATTCTTAAACTAACAAAAATGAAACCTAAGCATGCCACAGAGCTATTGATTATTCAGTAAGTACCTGTAATGAGTTTTCAGTGAAGCTTTCTCTCTGTGCTGATGAGATTCATGCTACctaaaaattaacagaaatgaCACTGTGAACAATGTAGTTGGAAAATAGGTATGTGTATATGCattatttatattcattgttAAACTGGGAATGGGGAACAGCTCTGGTTCACAATACTACATACAACTGagtttttgtctggttttactATAGTGTCTGCTTGATGGCAAAAGGGGAGGGTGGTGGGTGGGAGAGGAAATGTCAGGGCAGGTGCTCTGATAAAATAAAGGCAGGGAAACAAGCTGAATTACTTGAAATTACTTGAATTTTCTTgtcttaaaactgaaaaaaaatgtagttaCAAGTTAAAATCTGCAAATGGTTTTTACACTTCTGATTTTAACATGAACTGATACTAATGTTTGGAATCTTGTGTCAGAAATACAAGCAGCTAGAATAGGTTTTGAATGGGAGAGGTAGAACGTGGAGAGAATTAAGAAGGGATCTGACTTATAAAAGACTAGAATGTGATTAGAATGATAGAACATACCAAGGTTACCAAGAAATTGACAAGCTGCTGGCTTTAAGCTTATGCAAGTGGTAGTTGGGAAAGTAGGAGGTGTGGAAGGGGGGTTGCGTTTCGGAATAATTCATGCAAAACGAAGGAGGAAGCCTGGTCTAAGAAGATACTGTCTTTCAATAGAAATGATTTCTAAACTGCTACAGACTAAGAATAGATAATCtgattgctgttgttttgtttgtttggaaagaaaaaaaatgtctggcttcttctatttgttttcaCTAACAAACTGTGTTACTAAATTTCTTGTCATCCTTGTATGTAAAATGGGTGCTGGGGGTGGAGGGGTATAAGAGGAGGGAGAGTCagagagagtgtgtatgtgtgcgagtgtgagtgtgtgtgtgcacacacacacactggggatAGATAAGCTACCTGGTAAAGGGTTTGAACGTTTACAACGTGTTatactttttcttaaaagaaaaatgttttagggTTTGAATAAAATGGACCATCATTTCTCATTGGAACCCATTAATTAAGAAAACCAGCATGGTTTGACACCACATGGGAATATGAATAAATCTGTCTCATGATTTGAAAAGTACACtttgcaaagttttaaaaataaaatttttaggcAAATGCGGTAAGAAACCATCATTTCCAGTCACAGTAGGCGATCTTTTGTAATTTCATAAAAGCAGTTCGTTTGCAGTATGGCTTTTGTGTAGTTAGGGGTTTTTTAAGCGTGAAGAAAGGTATGTGGGCTTTAAAAGTGATTCTAAATCTTGAATAGAAAACACATGAATTGGCTTTAATAAAAATGTCACCTTTTTATTATTGACATTAATTTAAGTAATGGtaccatatattttttaaaatacatattgacTTGAATTGTGAGGCAATAAGATACCTTCTATATGTAATGATCACAGAACTAACccttataatatagttttacttattttgtttactCTAAAAATCTATAGCAGagtttctctattttatatttcatagatttaaaaaaacccaaataaagatggatttaaaaattcactgtggAAAAGAGTATTGAGTTacaaactgagaagaaaaagcaggaagTTCCTTAATAATCTGGAATATTCTACATGACTTGATTACATAGCAAACAAGACCAAGATTTAGGGCTGTCTTTAACATCACTGCTGTCTTGAAGCAGGGTACACACGTTAGGTATTGTGAAGAACATCAATCCGAACTTTTCTTCTGTTGTTTGCACTGATgtgattttttgttcttttatgtttatacaaCGTATCTATGT
It includes:
- the NHS gene encoding Nance-Horan syndrome protein isoform X2 produces the protein MPFAKRIVEPQWLCRQRRPAPGPAVDASGGSAEPPPPLQPPGRRDLDEVEEPGPEEPAHAVPAPPGLPPPPPPLPAPADQAQPPHGEASVAGEESTAGIPEAAPTAGEASSAAAAAVLLMLDLCAVSNAALARVLRQLSDVARHACSLFQELESDIQLTHRRVWALQGKLGGVQRVLSTLDPKQEAVPVSNLDIESKLSVYYRAPWHQQRNIFLPATRPPCVEELHRHARQSLQALRREHRSRSDRREQRAAAPLSIAAPPLPAYPPAHSQRRREVKDRHFLTSHPPEDEDTDVMLGQRPKNPIHNIPSTLDKQTNWSKALPLPTPEEKMKQDAQVISSCIIPINVTGVGFDRDASIRCSLVHSQSVLQRRRKLRRRKTISGIPRRVQQEIDSDESPVARERNVIVHTNPDPSNTVNRRSGTRDSECQTEDILIAAPSRRRIRAQRGQSIAASLSHSAGNISALADKGDTMFTPAVSSRTRSQSLPREGNRGGDAEPKVGAKPSAYEEGESFVGDHERTPNDCSEAPSSPSAQDHQPTLGLACSQHLHSPQHKLSERGRSRLSRMAADSGSCDISSNSDTFGSPIHCISTAGVLLSSHMDQKDDHQSSSGNWSGSSSTCPSQTSETIPPAASPPLTGSSHCDSELSLNTAPHANEDASVFMTEQYNDHLDKVRGHRANSFTSTVVDLLDDPNNSNTSDSEWNYLHHHHDASCRQDFSPERPKADSLGCPSFTSVATYDSFLEKSPSDKADTSSHFSVDTEGYYTSMHFDCGLKGNKSYVCHYAALGPENGQGVGAPPGLPDCAWQDYLDHKRQGRPSISFRKPKAKPTPPKRSSSLRKSDGNADISEKKEPKISSGQHLPHSSREMKLPLDFANTPSRMENANLPTKQEPSWINQSEHDIKEPQLDTSDIPPFKDEGAESTHYADLWLLNDLKTNDPYRSLSNSSTATGTTVIECIKSPESSESQTSQSESRATTPSLPSVDNEFKLASPEKLAGLASPSSGYSSQSETPTSSFPTAFFSGPLSPGGSKRKPKVPERKSSLQQPSLKDGTISLSKDLELPIIPPTHLDLSALHNVLNKPFHHRHPLHVFTHNKQNTVGETLRSNPPPSLAITPTILKSVNLRSINKSEEVKQKEENNTDLPYLEESTLPTAALSPGKIRPHTANKSVSRQYSTEDTILSFLDSSAVEMGPDKLHLEKNPTFDVKNRCDPETITSAGSSLLDSNVTKDQVHTETEPIPENTPSKNYAFPTEGFQRVSAARPNDLDGKIIQYGAGPDETLEQVQKAHSAGGEEVAQPESVDVITSQSNSPTRATDVSNQLKHQFIMSRHHDKVPGTISYESEITPVNSFPEKCSKQENIASGISAKSASDNSKAEETQGNVDEASLKESSPSDDSIISPLSEDSQAEAEGVFVSPNKPRTTEDLFAVIHRSKRKVLGRKDSGDMSVRSKSRVPLGSSSSSASSITSPSSNVTTPNSQRSPGLIYRNAKKSNTSNEEFKLLLLKKGSRSDSSYRMSATEILKSPILPKPPGELTTESPQSTDDAHQGSQGTEALSPLSPCSPRVNAEGFSSKSFATSASARVGRSRAPPAASSSRYSVRCRLYNTPMQAISEGETENSDGSPHDDRSSQSST
- the NHS gene encoding Nance-Horan syndrome protein isoform X1 translates to MPFAKRIVEPQWLCRQRRPAPGPAVDASGGSAEPPPPLQPPGRRDLDEVEEPGPEEPAHAVPAPPGLPPPPPPLPAPADQAQPPHGEASVAGEESTAGIPEAAPTAGEASSAAAAAVLLMLDLCAVSNAALARVLRQLSDVARHACSLFQELESDIQLTHRRVWALQGKLGGVQRVLSTLDPKQEAVPVSNLDIESKLSVYYRAPWHQQRNIFLPATRPPCVEELHRHARQSLQALRREHRSRSDRREQRAAAPLSIAAPPLPAYPPAHSQRRREVKDRHFLTFNSTRSPSPTECCHMTPWSRKSHPPEDEDTDVMLGQRPKNPIHNIPSTLDKQTNWSKALPLPTPEEKMKQDAQVISSCIIPINVTGVGFDRDASIRCSLVHSQSVLQRRRKLRRRKTISGIPRRVQQEIDSDESPVARERNVIVHTNPDPSNTVNRRSGTRDSECQTEDILIAAPSRRRIRAQRGQSIAASLSHSAGNISALADKGDTMFTPAVSSRTRSQSLPREGNRGGDAEPKVGAKPSAYEEGESFVGDHERTPNDCSEAPSSPSAQDHQPTLGLACSQHLHSPQHKLSERGRSRLSRMAADSGSCDISSNSDTFGSPIHCISTAGVLLSSHMDQKDDHQSSSGNWSGSSSTCPSQTSETIPPAASPPLTGSSHCDSELSLNTAPHANEDASVFMTEQYNDHLDKVRGHRANSFTSTVVDLLDDPNNSNTSDSEWNYLHHHHDASCRQDFSPERPKADSLGCPSFTSVATYDSFLEKSPSDKADTSSHFSVDTEGYYTSMHFDCGLKGNKSYVCHYAALGPENGQGVGAPPGLPDCAWQDYLDHKRQGRPSISFRKPKAKPTPPKRSSSLRKSDGNADISEKKEPKISSGQHLPHSSREMKLPLDFANTPSRMENANLPTKQEPSWINQSEHDIKEPQLDTSDIPPFKDEGAESTHYADLWLLNDLKTNDPYRSLSNSSTATGTTVIECIKSPESSESQTSQSESRATTPSLPSVDNEFKLASPEKLAGLASPSSGYSSQSETPTSSFPTAFFSGPLSPGGSKRKPKVPERKSSLQQPSLKDGTISLSKDLELPIIPPTHLDLSALHNVLNKPFHHRHPLHVFTHNKQNTVGETLRSNPPPSLAITPTILKSVNLRSINKSEEVKQKEENNTDLPYLEESTLPTAALSPGKIRPHTANKSVSRQYSTEDTILSFLDSSAVEMGPDKLHLEKNPTFDVKNRCDPETITSAGSSLLDSNVTKDQVHTETEPIPENTPSKNYAFPTEGFQRVSAARPNDLDGKIIQYGAGPDETLEQVQKAHSAGGEEVAQPESVDVITSQSNSPTRATDVSNQLKHQFIMSRHHDKVPGTISYESEITPVNSFPEKCSKQENIASGISAKSASDNSKAEETQGNVDEASLKESSPSDDSIISPLSEDSQAEAEGVFVSPNKPRTTEDLFAVIHRSKRKVLGRKDSGDMSVRSKSRVPLGSSSSSASSITSPSSNVTTPNSQRSPGLIYRNAKKSNTSNEEFKLLLLKKGSRSDSSYRMSATEILKSPILPKPPGELTTESPQSTDDAHQGSQGTEALSPLSPCSPRVNAEGFSSKSFATSASARVGRSRAPPAASSSRYSVRCRLYNTPMQAISEGETENSDGSPHDDRSSQSST